The genomic region CATTATGGCATTAGCCAACTTCATTACCGACGCCGCCTTTTGTCTTGGATGCGTTCACAAGTGTTTAGACAAATGATAATATTAACTTTAGGATTACACGATCTTTTGAAAACGCTTCTCATGTCGTAATGTGGTCCCAACCATAGCCAGACTTACGTTCAACGAATCTGTTAATGTCTTCAGCAGCTGCAATATAGAACAGGATTGATTTCGGATAAAACCGATCTGAAGTTCATAATAATTTTGATTGGGTACTACTTGAAGCCATGACTACCAAATTCAACAATTAATGACCTTAGGATTGACAAATAAGGTGCAGACTAAATGTTTTCAAAATCTGCAAAGAGTTGTCAAATATGGCTTATCCTATCGACAAATCCAAAAATACTGTTTCCAATGGGCTAATTTCAATCTTCAACATTCATTTATGGTCTTGTAACTTTTATGATTTAGTATACTATACTTGACATGCTAAATCAGTACTAAACTAATTAATTTTTAAAAGGTAGAATAAAATAAAGAATAGTGCAGCAAGTAAATTTGGCATCAGATAAGAAAGATGAATATTATTCAAGAAAACTCCATGAGAATGTACCATCCTTACTTCTTTCATCATTCTATATAGGGGAAAAAAAATCCGTTTTCCTCAAATTTTATAATCCTGCTGACTCGAAAATTTATTTTTGGAGCGAGTACTTTTTGGATAGTTCAAATTCAAAAAGACATCAACCATACTGTTTTGTTAAAAAAAAATTTGCAGCTGAAGCAAAGAGCGTAGTAGATCAAGATCCAACTAAATTCAAAATTCAAGAAGTGAAAAAATTAGATGATATTGTAGACGAAGAAATAGAAATACTAAAAGTTTTGGCGCCTGACCCCCTGTCGATTGGAGGGACAGATAATAGTTTTAGGGAGAAAGTTACTTCTTGGGAAGCAGACATAAAGTATCATGAAAGCTATCTTTATGATTTAGGACTGATCCCGGGGGCCTTCTATAAAAGAATCGGAAATAACTTGATATTTCATGAGTTCCCTATACCGAAAAAGGTAGATCAATATTTAGATAATCTGTTTACATCAAACAAATTCCAGAACAATTTCAATAGTAATGAGTACGACAAGTTCTTGCTGAAATGGTCACGTTTGCTGAATCAGCCCATACCTGACATAAAGAGAATAGCTATAGACATAGAAGTTGATTCTGAGGAGGGAAGAATGCCCACTGCACGGGATCACGATCGGCTCATAACGGCCATTGGCTTGTCCGCTTCTGATGGGTTCAAAAAAGTGTATGTTCTCAAGAGAGATGAGAGTATAGATCCTACAACATTAGACCCAAGCATAGTGCTATGTAACTCGGAAAAAGAGATGCTCTTGTTAGTTTTTGATATATTAAGAGAGTATCCGGTTGTATTAACATACAATGGTGATGATTTCGATATGCCCTATCTGTACGCAAGATCACAGGATCCTGCGATTGATCTTGTAGATGGAAAGCCAATTGATAAAGACCAGGTACCAATCCTTGTAAAAAGAGAATCATTTATGAAAAGAGGAATTCAAGCAGATCCAGTCACACTGAGGGCAGGAATACATATCGATCTTTTTAGGACATTTCAGAACAAATCCGTACAAAATTATGCCTTTAGTCATAAATACTCAGAATTTACTTTGAGAGCCATATGTGAGGCCCTATTAGAAGACACAAAAATCGAATTTGAGGGTAGCATTAGCGATCTTTCGCTAGAAAAACTTGCAGAATATTGTCTTAAAGATGCAGATCTAACTTACAGACTGAGCGCGTTTAACGATAGCTTGCTCATGAAACTAATAATAATTATTTCAAGAATCTCTAGGATGTCTATTGAAGATATTACAAGATTCGGAGTGAATCAGTGGATTCGTTCTTTAATGTTTTTTGAACATCGACAACAGAACATACTTATACCTAGAAGAGACGAGTTACTTCAAAAAGGATCCTCATCAACAATTGCTATCATTAAAGAGAAAAAATACCGTGGGGGATTAGTCGTTGAACCTGAGCTTGGAATTCACTTTAATGTAGTTGTAGTAGATTTTGCAAGTTTGTATCCCAGCATTATTAAGGTACACAATTTGTCATACGAAACGGTGAATTGCCCTCACAAGGAGTGCAAAGATGACCCACTTAATCATATCGAGGGAACAACCCATTGGATATGTAGGAAGAAAAGGGGCATGACTTCTATTCTAATCGGAACGTTGCGCGATTTACGTGTAAATTATTATAAACACCTCTCCAAAGATACCAGTCTTGGTAAAGATGACAAGCAACTGTATGGTGTTGTGAGCCAAGCAATTAAGGTAATCTTGAATGCTACATACGGAGTCATGGGAGCCGAGATATTTCCCCTTTATTGCCTACCTGTCGCAGAGGCTACTGCCGCCATCGGGAGAACAACTACAACCAGAACAATTAACAAATGCAAGGAGAATCATATCAAGGTAATTTACGGGGATACAGACTCCCTGTTTTTGAAAAATCCAAGTTCTGATGGCCTAAATACAATATCCAATTGGGCCAAATCTGAACTAGGAGTTGATTTAGAAATAGATAAGCGTTATCGCTATGTAGTATTTAGTGAATTAAAGAAAAATTATTTGGGTGTACTTGAAGACGGTACTGTTGATGTCAAGGGATTGACTGGAAAAAAATCTCATACCCCGCCATTTATTAGAAACGCATTTTACGAGATATTAAATGTACTAAAGGATATATTTACAGAAAAAGACTTTGCCAATGCTAAAACTAGGATAAAAAAAATAGTACATTCCCTTGCAGAAGCCCTCGAGAAGAAAAATATTCCTTTATCAGATTTGAGTTTTAACGTGATGATCAATAAATCTCCAGAAAAATACGGGATCAAGTTTCAAGAGAATAAAAATCACCGTGCCATTTCTCTAGATGGGAAAGATAAAAGTATGGAAAGCATAAAGGGTATCCCTCAGCATATAAAGGCTGCAAAACAGCTTGTCGAATTAGGACGACAACTTAAAGCTGGAGACATTATCTCCTATGTTAAAACAAGGACTATTGAAGGAGTAAAACCAGTTGAATTAGCTAATAAGATGGATATAGATACTGAGAAATATCTTGATACTATGGAATCTACCTTTGATCAAATCTTGTCATCGCTAAATTTGAATTTTAAATCTATAATTGGGAAACCTAGACAGTCCAACCTTGATGAGTTATTTTGGACTTGAATATCCTTCAAAATAATCCTATAAACAAAATTGATTAAACATGGATAAATTATCCTATTTAGAAAGCTTCTTTATACCTCCGGAGAGAACAATCGCAGAGTGTACATTTTGTGATATTCCTTTTCCTATTACTTTTGATGGCTCGAAAGTATGTATCATTGGAATCCCCATAGACATTACAACTACTTTTGGAAAAACAGCATCTTTTGGTCCTGAAGCAATTCGAACCGCCTCAGCAAAGCAAATTGAAACACTAGTTTATGAGACCGATACTGAGATTTATGAAAAAGCCTTGATTTACGACATGGGTGATCTGGATCTTGTGAAACCTAAAGAGGGAATAATGAGCGATATTAAAGAAGTTAACCAATTTTGGATGAACTTTGACAGCAAGTTGTCTTCGGCGTTGAGAATAATAACGGATTCAGAGAAAATACCTGTCATCTTAGGTGGTGAACACACAATTACGTATTCTGTTTATAAGGAGCTTTCTAAAAGCCATCCCCTATTAATCCATTTTGACGCTCATCGTGACATGAAATCGATTTATCAGGGTATGCAGATGTGTCATACAACCCCTTTTTATCATCTGATTAGGGAAGGTTATCTTAGAGGGAGCGATTTAGTTCAAATCGGTATAAGGCAAGGTGATAGGGCAGAGAATAAATTCGCATTAGACAACGGTGTTAATACTTTTGACGCATGGGATTGCAATCGTTCCCTGGGGAAGATATTACGATGGTTAAAATCACACACTTACAAAAGGGATATTTATATATCATTTGATATCGATGTTTACGATATATCATATTTACCGTGTACCGGAACACCAGAGCCATTTGGATTGGATCCTTTTCAAATTTTAGAGCTGATTAACAGTATTAGCGAAACAGCAAGATTGGTTGGACTTGACTTTGTTGAAACAGGACTAAAGAACAATGATTATAGAGAAGGAACGTTGGCTACCCAAACTCTACTAAGGATCTTGTCTAGACCATACATGTCCAATCATTGAATGCTGTTAATCTACCTAATTGCCACATCCTAAGAAGCAATTCTTGGTCTCTTTGAAAGGTATTCAGGCAAATTGATTGGGAGGTTTGGCTTGCCATTCATTGTTTTTTTAATTATATCTATCAATTCATCGATTTTTGTAGAATAATTTACTTTTTTTAACCTATCTCGGACTGAAATTGAATTAGTTGCAACTTCCTTTTCACCGATTATTAGCGTAAAATGGATCCATTCAGTTTCTGCATCTCTAATCTTTTTAGAAAGAGTATCATCCCTATCATCAATGTCAGCACGAATAGAATTAAATTTCAAAAGCTCTAATAGTTCAACGCAACTAGGGATAAGATCCTCTTTCACAGGAATTATTCTTACTTGGGTATTCATTAGCCACATTGGTAAATACGGTATTTTACCTTCTTTCATCATTTTGGCAGATTTTTCAAGCAATGCAAAAATGACGCGCTCAATCGCTCCGCTAGGTGAATTGTGAAGAATTATGGGAAATTTTTTATTGCCTAACTCATCGATAAATGTAATTCCGTATCTTTCTCCGTTTTCAATATCAATTTGATCTGTAGCCAGTGCGGAGGCTTTACCCGAGTTATCTAGAAAATTAAATTCCCATTTTAGGACAAAATAAAAGAATCTATCATCCCACATTTCTACGAGAACAGGTTTACCAATTTTCGTAACCAAATGCTGAACAAACTCTTTGTTACTGACATAAAATTCTTTAGTAAATCTTACAGCCATCTCCAAATCATTGTCAGTGGAGATTCCAATTTCTTCCATTACAGAAATTGATAAATCAAGTCGTTTCAAAAATTCAATTTTTGCTTGCTCCATATCTTGACAAAATGCATGACAATCAGGCATACTAAATGCACGCAACCGCCTCAGTCCAACTAACTCACCGCTCTTTTCTCTCCTGAAACTGTATCTGGTTAATTCGTATAATTTAAGCGGCAAATTCTTGTATGAAATTTGAAAGTCTTTGGCCATCAGGAACTGGCCAAAACAGGCGGCAAATCTCAAAAATAAATCTTTCTGATCTGATTTGATATTATATTGCCTTGCTGGAAACCGATTAAAGTAGCTCTCCATCGACGAATGGTGCGAATCATACATGATGGGTGTTTCTACCTCCAATCCTCCGTATTGTGAAACTTTCTTGGTCACGAACTGTTCTAGCAACGATTTTACCAACCTACCTTTTGGGTAAAATCTCATGTTTCCGGAATCAGATGCGGGCTCATAATCGGCTATACCCAATTTTCGCATTAGCTTTACATGAGGGGGCTGGTCTTCAACGATTCTTTTTCGGAGTATTTCATATTTGAACAGATTCTCCAGGTTAATTTCTGATTTTTTGAATTTATAATCATTGTAAGGCATCAATGACCCATCTACATTTAGTACAAACCACTTTGATTTCAGATCTTTCTCCGCCGTTAATGCATTCGAAAAAGATCCTTCGCTTTCATTTAGGTCTGGTTTTGGATGAGCAATTTCAACAATAGTTCCTGCCTGTCCGTCAGGGTTTTTCTTAACAAGAAATCGAGAATTTTCAGATAATGGATGCCCTTTTACTTTGATTCCTAGTTCTTTTGTCCATCCAAAGGGAGCTCTTTTAACCACAATGGCATCTGAACTTTCTCTTAAGGTATTTTCTAGCTGGATCAATAATTTATATGCGCTTTTTGGATGCTCTAAATTCGAACTGAGATGCGCATAGGGATAAATTAGAACAGAGTTACATTTAATTTTCTTGAGATATTCTGTAGTTTCCTTTATAAAGTCTTCAATTAGGGTTTCATCATCTCCCTTCTCTATCGAAGTTAAGATGACGACGGTATCTTCGATTCGTTCTTTTTCATTCTTCAATAAAGGTTCCGCATCATCTATTTCCTTTTTGACAGGTAAATATTCTACAAAATCTACATGTAACTGCAATATTCGCATATTTACTAATTGAAATATTTAGTTTGATATATCCATACCTATTCGATACCGAATGAAATGTTTTTTTCTGAGAATTGATGCTGATAAAATGTGGGAATAGTGGATTTCACAGTGGCCTGTTCGTCTGATGATTCTCAAGAATTCTGCACATACGATAATCCGATTCTTGATTCTAATAATCATATGGGTTACTCACTAATGTTTGTCGTCTCCAAAGTATCGGAATTATCCAATGCTAAGAGCTTCACCAATATCGAAGATCTAATAGAAAGAGTAATTTCTCACGAAACAATTCATGTAGTTATTTTAGAATTGGAGGGAAAAGATTCATCGGATAAGTTAGATGATCTTGAAATATCTATTACTTTTGGAGCAGGCAGGACGCACATAATTAGAATGAATTACTTAGGATATGCAAATGATAATACAGGTTTAGTGACTGCTACTCTGTAAAATCTGTAATTTTGTAATTCTTATGTTGTTGGATTGTCTTTATAATCTCCTTTTTAACGTTAATTTTTTGATTTATAAAAGATAGTGCTTTCATAAATACTACTTCGTCCTCCAAAAGATACTGGCCATCTTTGAATATCTGATTAAAGATCAACTTTTGATGTATCGATTGCAGCCTCCTTAAGTTATTATACAATTTGGTCACATTAATCTTGCAGTCTGTTTTTTCCAACGTTTTGATAAGGGTTAGTTTGTTCACGTTTAACAGACTATCTGAATAAACTCGATTGTGTCTATTTATGACTGCAAATTCATCAGTTTCACCAAAATATCCTATTAAAGTTGAGGGTAAAATTTTTGCTAACCCATTTTTCATAATTTTTGCAGAATGTTTACTATCTAAAATTACTATTGAACGACCAAATGAGAGGATTGCTTCAATTACCTGATTAGCCAACCTATCATCAAGTTTGTCCTTATCTGATTTAATTTCGATAGGATATATTGTAATTTTCTGAATGTTCATTTTGTAATTTTCAGATATTGTCTTTAGTAACACTGATCTGACAAAAATATTCTTTAGATCATCATCCATCTCAATTGTTCTATTTCTAATATCCTTTACTTTGAGGTTTTTTGTTTTGCAAGCTGCCAATATAAAATCAAATTTTCTATTTAGTGCTTCATTTTTGATTTCAATATATTTTTCGTTATGGTTGGAAATATTTCCAAAAAAGCTGTTTTTCGGATTTAGTTTAAGAAAATCCAAGAATCTATCTTTTAGTTGGGTCTCATTCATATTATCGAGCTACAATGCAAAACAAAATTCTCAATTGGGGAACTTGCAAACTGCCTTTAATTCTTTTACAAAAATGTCTAATTCTGACATCATCTTATTTTTATCGTGCTCATTCTTTGTAATTATATTAATCAAAGAGCTTCCAATAATAATGCCATCTGCTCCGGACTCTATCATTCTCCTTCCGTCCTTAGCGTTGCTGATCCCAAAGCCGACAGCCAAATGTTTCCCATATGAGGAAACAATTGCTTTTGAACGGGAAACAGCCTCAAATGTATATCTTTCAAATTTATTTCTCGATCCGGTGATTCCAAAAACTGATACCATATAAACAAAACCGGTAGATAAGGCGGCTATCTTCTCTAGTCTTTCGGCGCTTGTATTAGGAGAAGTCAGAAAAACAGTTGCAAGGTCTAATTTACTCGTTTCTTTTAAATAATCATCAGCTTCTTCAAAATTTAAATCTGGTACTATGAAACCGTCTAAATCACAATTTTTAGATCGAATTAAGAATTTATCTAACCCATTCGAATAAAGTATATTCGAATATGTCATCAACAGCAACGGAGTTTCTTTGTGTCTTTCTCTAACTGACTTTACCAAATTTAAACAATCTTTTGGAGCAATCCCACAATTGAGAGTTCTCACGAATGCTTCTTGAATGATTGGACCATCTGCCATCGGATCAGAAAATGGAACTCCAATTTCAACAATATCAACTCCAGAAAGTATCAATTGTTCAATTATCTCTCTCGAAAGTTCCAATGTAGGATAACCTCCAACAACATATCCAATCAATGCCTTTTCATTCCTTTGTGCTAGTTTATTAAAAGTGCGGGTAACGTTATTCTCCATCTTCAGCTTTTCCCAATTCCTTTTATCTGCTTGTTCTCTTCTAGCCCAACCTCTGATCCCGCAAGATATTCTCTTACTATTGTCAGATCTTTGTCACCTCTACCGGATACGGTTACTACGATGGTTTCGTCCTTTTTAAAATTATTAGCGTATTTCATAATATATGCTATAGCGTGCGCCGATTCCAATGCTGGTATAATTCCTTCGAGTTTTGACAATAGTATAAATGCTCTAACGGCTTCTTTATCGGTTACGTGAGGATAGACAGCTCTATCCGTATCTTTTAAATTTGCATGCTCAGGTCCAATACCCGGGTAATCAAGTCCAGCAGAAATACTATGTGCCTCGCTTATTTGTCCATTTTCATCCTGTAAAAAATAACTTTTCATTCCATGAAATATACCCATTCTCCCTTTTGACAATGTAGCCGCATGGAACCCAGTTCGTATTCCTTCACCTCCAGCTTCTACTCCTATCAGTTTGACCTTCTTGTCACTAATAAAGGGATAAAATGACCCAATAGCGTTACTCCCACCGCCAACACATGCTATTACTGCATCAGGTAAATTTCCGGTTAATTTAAGTAACTGTTCTTTTATTTCCGTACCTATCACACTTTGGAAATCCCTTACCATTGTAGGGAATGGATGAGGTCCCATAACAGAACCAATCAAATAATGTGTATTTTGCACGTTCGCAATCCAATCTCTCAGGGCTTCATTTATAGCATCCTTTAGTGTTTTGGAACCCGAGTTTACAGCATGGACTTTTGAATTCAATAAATTCATCCTAAATACATTGAGTTGTTGTCTTTCTACATCCTTTGCACCCATATAAATTTCTGATTCGAGCTCAAAAACTGCCGACGCAATTGAAGTGGCCACTCCATGTTGACCGGCCCCAGTTTCGGCGATTATTCTAGTCTTGCCCATTTTTTTAGCTATTAAAGCCTGTCCCAAAGTATTGTTTATCTTATGAGCTCCACTATGCAACAGATCTTCTCTCTTTAAGTAAATTTTTGGGCCCCCAAGATGTCTAGTTAAGTTATTAGCAAAATAAAGTGGAGTTGCCCTGCCTGCAAAGTCTTTTAGTAATCCACGTAGCTCGAGTTGAAAAGACTTG from Candidatus Nitrosocosmicus arcticus harbors:
- a CDS encoding DNA-directed DNA polymerase I; translation: MQQVNLASDKKDEYYSRKLHENVPSLLLSSFYIGEKKSVFLKFYNPADSKIYFWSEYFLDSSNSKRHQPYCFVKKKFAAEAKSVVDQDPTKFKIQEVKKLDDIVDEEIEILKVLAPDPLSIGGTDNSFREKVTSWEADIKYHESYLYDLGLIPGAFYKRIGNNLIFHEFPIPKKVDQYLDNLFTSNKFQNNFNSNEYDKFLLKWSRLLNQPIPDIKRIAIDIEVDSEEGRMPTARDHDRLITAIGLSASDGFKKVYVLKRDESIDPTTLDPSIVLCNSEKEMLLLVFDILREYPVVLTYNGDDFDMPYLYARSQDPAIDLVDGKPIDKDQVPILVKRESFMKRGIQADPVTLRAGIHIDLFRTFQNKSVQNYAFSHKYSEFTLRAICEALLEDTKIEFEGSISDLSLEKLAEYCLKDADLTYRLSAFNDSLLMKLIIIISRISRMSIEDITRFGVNQWIRSLMFFEHRQQNILIPRRDELLQKGSSSTIAIIKEKKYRGGLVVEPELGIHFNVVVVDFASLYPSIIKVHNLSYETVNCPHKECKDDPLNHIEGTTHWICRKKRGMTSILIGTLRDLRVNYYKHLSKDTSLGKDDKQLYGVVSQAIKVILNATYGVMGAEIFPLYCLPVAEATAAIGRTTTTRTINKCKENHIKVIYGDTDSLFLKNPSSDGLNTISNWAKSELGVDLEIDKRYRYVVFSELKKNYLGVLEDGTVDVKGLTGKKSHTPPFIRNAFYEILNVLKDIFTEKDFANAKTRIKKIVHSLAEALEKKNIPLSDLSFNVMINKSPEKYGIKFQENKNHRAISLDGKDKSMESIKGIPQHIKAAKQLVELGRQLKAGDIISYVKTRTIEGVKPVELANKMDIDTEKYLDTMESTFDQILSSLNLNFKSIIGKPRQSNLDELFWT
- a CDS encoding arginase family protein, which produces MDKLSYLESFFIPPERTIAECTFCDIPFPITFDGSKVCIIGIPIDITTTFGKTASFGPEAIRTASAKQIETLVYETDTEIYEKALIYDMGDLDLVKPKEGIMSDIKEVNQFWMNFDSKLSSALRIITDSEKIPVILGGEHTITYSVYKELSKSHPLLIHFDAHRDMKSIYQGMQMCHTTPFYHLIREGYLRGSDLVQIGIRQGDRAENKFALDNGVNTFDAWDCNRSLGKILRWLKSHTYKRDIYISFDIDVYDISYLPCTGTPEPFGLDPFQILELINSISETARLVGLDFVETGLKNNDYREGTLATQTLLRILSRPYMSNH
- a CDS encoding threonine--tRNA ligase, with amino-acid sequence MRILQLHVDFVEYLPVKKEIDDAEPLLKNEKERIEDTVVILTSIEKGDDETLIEDFIKETTEYLKKIKCNSVLIYPYAHLSSNLEHPKSAYKLLIQLENTLRESSDAIVVKRAPFGWTKELGIKVKGHPLSENSRFLVKKNPDGQAGTIVEIAHPKPDLNESEGSFSNALTAEKDLKSKWFVLNVDGSLMPYNDYKFKKSEINLENLFKYEILRKRIVEDQPPHVKLMRKLGIADYEPASDSGNMRFYPKGRLVKSLLEQFVTKKVSQYGGLEVETPIMYDSHHSSMESYFNRFPARQYNIKSDQKDLFLRFAACFGQFLMAKDFQISYKNLPLKLYELTRYSFRREKSGELVGLRRLRAFSMPDCHAFCQDMEQAKIEFLKRLDLSISVMEEIGISTDNDLEMAVRFTKEFYVSNKEFVQHLVTKIGKPVLVEMWDDRFFYFVLKWEFNFLDNSGKASALATDQIDIENGERYGITFIDELGNKKFPIILHNSPSGAIERVIFALLEKSAKMMKEGKIPYLPMWLMNTQVRIIPVKEDLIPSCVELLELLKFNSIRADIDDRDDTLSKKIRDAETEWIHFTLIIGEKEVATNSISVRDRLKKVNYSTKIDELIDIIKKTMNGKPNLPINLPEYLSKRPRIAS
- the trpA gene encoding tryptophan synthase subunit alpha, whose product is MENNVTRTFNKLAQRNEKALIGYVVGGYPTLELSREIIEQLILSGVDIVEIGVPFSDPMADGPIIQEAFVRTLNCGIAPKDCLNLVKSVRERHKETPLLLMTYSNILYSNGLDKFLIRSKNCDLDGFIVPDLNFEEADDYLKETSKLDLATVFLTSPNTSAERLEKIAALSTGFVYMVSVFGITGSRNKFERYTFEAVSRSKAIVSSYGKHLAVGFGISNAKDGRRMIESGADGIIIGSSLINIITKNEHDKNKMMSELDIFVKELKAVCKFPN
- the trpB gene encoding tryptophan synthase subunit beta; this encodes MKNNTDLGKFGTYGGRYVPETLIPALEELDKWYQRLKVDKSFQLELRGLLKDFAGRATPLYFANNLTRHLGGPKIYLKREDLLHSGAHKINNTLGQALIAKKMGKTRIIAETGAGQHGVATSIASAVFELESEIYMGAKDVERQQLNVFRMNLLNSKVHAVNSGSKTLKDAINEALRDWIANVQNTHYLIGSVMGPHPFPTMVRDFQSVIGTEIKEQLLKLTGNLPDAVIACVGGGSNAIGSFYPFISDKKVKLIGVEAGGEGIRTGFHAATLSKGRMGIFHGMKSYFLQDENGQISEAHSISAGLDYPGIGPEHANLKDTDRAVYPHVTDKEAVRAFILLSKLEGIIPALESAHAIAYIMKYANNFKKDETIVVTVSGRGDKDLTIVREYLAGSEVGLEENKQIKGIGKS